The nucleotide sequence GGGCTGGAAGGACATCTGGCAACTGAGAGCAATCCTAGGAAGAGGAGAAACAGAAAAAGCTGCGACTAAGCAGGAGGTCGCGTAACATGATCCCGAGCGCCGCTCTTCAACCTCCAACTAAAAGCGGGACACTCTCGACCACCTTGGCCGCAGTGTCAATGGTCTGACACTGGTAGATGACATTAATGTCGAGGTTCGTCCCGGCGAGGTTTTGGGTGTGGTCGGACCCAGCGGATCGGGGGAGAGTTCGTGCTTGCGACTTTTGAACCGCTTGGATGAATCGACATCCGGCAGGGTGTTTCTCGAACCACGGTTGCGGCATAGCTTGCCGCCGGAGTTGCTGCAAAACATCGCAGTAGTTGAGACACTGGTGACGGAGGGCGGCGGAATGACAACGATTGCCGCACGTGCTCGGGGCATCTTGCGCAAGGTCGCTAACTCAGCTCGCAAAGCGCTGTAAATAAACGGAGCCAGCAACGCGACCGGAAGCGCGCAGTGTGCCGAAAAATCTTGCGGACACCCCAGAAACGCAATCCAAGTAAGTGATTGAAGAGAGATGGGCTCGTTAGGATTTGGACTCGAGACCAATGGACTTAGCGGCTCTTTCCGGCACAATTCAAAAATGGCCACTCGTATAAGCGATTGATTCTTTTGGTGGGCCCGCCAGGATTTGAACCTGGGACCAATGGATTATGAGTCCACTGCTCTAACCGCTGAGCTACGGGCCCGCCTGACAGAATCCTATTGTATCCTGGGCTTCGGAGATCGGCGCACCGGCATCCCGTCGGTTACACTGCTTCGGGATGAAGCGGCTGATCATCAACGCCGACGATTTCGGCCTCACGCGCGGCGTCAATCGCGCAATCGCCGAAGCCCATGAGCGGGGCGTGGTCACCTCCGCCACGCTGATGGCGAGCGGGCCCGAATTCGACGAAGCCGTCGCGCTCGCCCGCGGTCTGCCGCAGATATCGGTCGGCTGCCACGTTGACCTGATCCAGCTCGCGCCGGTATCGCCGCCATCGCAACTTCCCACCTTGGCGCGCGATGGTTACTTTCGCCCCGGTTTTGCGCGCTTCGCGCGGGCAGCCCTGCGCAACCGCCTCTCCGCCGACGAAATCAGGAACGAAGCCGGCGCGCAGATGGGCAAGCTGCAATCCGCCGGAATCACCCTCACTCACTTCGACACTCACAAGCACACGCACCTGTTTCCGCGGGTGCTTGGTCCGTTGTTGCAGGCGGCGAAGGAGCGCGGCATTGGCGCGGTCCGCAATCCGTTCGAGCCCGACCCGATCGTCCGGCTGGTGGAGGTGTCATCGCGACCGAAGCTGCTCAGCCGCTACTGTGCAGTGCGCGTGTTCCAGTCCATGGCGGGCGAATTCCGCAAGCTGGTGGAAGCGGAAGGACTGGCCACAACCGACGGCACCGTCGGCATCGTGCTCACCGGATTCCTCGACCGGCGGCGCTTGCGCGCCTTGATCCAGCGCATCCCGGAAGGCACGTGGGAGCTGGTGACGCATCCCGGTTACAGCGACGCCGCGCTGCGTCCCCTGAGCGCGCTCACGGCTGCGCGCGAAACCGAACTCGCCCTGCTGACGTCGGCCACCACACGCGACCTTTTGCAGGAATGTGGCGTGCAACTGATCTCGTACCTCGATCTGGTTTCACATCCCTGCGCGGTTGGCGCCTGAACCGCGCGGAGCGCCGCAGGATCCTGAGAGCAGCGACGGCAGGACGACCGTCTTTGGAAGACGCGCGGGAGCCCTCTCCGCCCGGGATGACAGCGCCTCCAGAAAAGATGAAACGGCGCTAGCCGCTGCTGGAGGCCTCGGTGGCGGTGAAGGCGCGCTCCGGGGCCGGCTGCGAGTCGCGTCGCATGGCGTGAAGCATGAGAGCGACGGCGGCGTAACCGAGCATGACGCCGATAGCCACCGCGGCGGTGATAATGACGAGAAGCGTGAGTGCGACGATCAACGGATTCAAGTTCGACCGCCCTTTCCTTGGATGCGGTCTCCAGCACCCTGGATGGACCGCCGAAGAAGCCGCCCTTCAACTCGCCGACGCGAGCCGGAAGGCAACCATTTCGTTGTTAGGACAGCTCGAATTCACATCCGGTTAAGCCGGGAAAATTCACTTAGTTGTTTCATTCACTTTTTCTTTTCCGCGTTCCAGATGGTGCGCGAAACCGCTCGTCCGCAAAACGGACAAAAATTCATCGGATACAGATTGGGCCGGTCCTCCGGCGAGCGCACCGCATAGTCGGAATCGATCTCGTTCAGGATGCGCCCGTGCATGGTGCGCAGCGGCTGGTTGAGGATGGCATCGCCTTCCACGGAGTCCTGCAGCATCTGGCAGCAATGTTCGGTCATAAAGAAGCCGATGGTCGCTGGCCGATGGTCGCTGGCCACCAGCCGACCCAGAGGTCGTTCGGATTTTCGGCCAACCGAACACTGTAGCTCCTGTTGACGCCGGCCGCTGTTAACAACTAGGATACGGAGTAGAGTTGCGCTTCTTCACTGTCGGACTTTCTAGGGGAGCCGTCCACGTCTCCAAGGGACATGGTCTGCGGGAAAGGCACGAAATACGCGGGAGGGGGCCCGCGCCACATTTTTTTCCATGGCGATTACCAAGATTTCGGTCCGCGGGGCGCGGCAGCATAACCTCAAGAATATCGACGTCGAGATTCCGCGCAACGCGCTGACCGTAGTCACCGGGCTGAGCGGATCGGGCAAGTCGTCGCTGGCCTTCGACACCATCTACGCAGAGGGACAGCGGCGCTACGTGGAAACGCTGTCGGCGTACGCGCGGCAGTTCCTCGATCAGATGGAGCGGCCGGACGTGGACGCGATTGACGGGCTGAGCCCATCCATCTCCATCGAGCAGAAAACCACCAGCCGCAGCCCGCGTTCCACGGTGGGCACCATCACCGAAATTTACGATTACCTGCGTCTGCTGTACGCGACCGTGGGCGTGCCGCACTGTCCCAAATGCGGACAGCCGATCTCGCGGCAGTCGGCGGAACAGATCGTGTCGCGGGTGATGGCGCTGAAACCGGAAGAGCGGGTGATGATCCTGGCGCCCATCGTACGCGGGCGCAAAGGGGAATTCAGGAAAGAGATGGAGAAGCTGGCGCAGCACGGCTTCCCGCGCGCCCGCATTGACGGCGAACTGGTGAACCTGGAAGAAGACATCCGCCTCGACAAGCGCAAGAACCACACGATTGAAGTAGTCATCGACCGCCTGCTGGTGAAACCGGGCATCGAGAAACGGCTGGAACAGTCGGTGGCGCTGGCGATGAAACTTACCGTCGGACTGGTACAAGTAGTGGTAGTGGGAGGCGAGGAACACCTGTACTCCTCGCGGCTGGCGTGCCCGGATTGCGGGATCAGCGTGCCGGTTCTGGAGCCGCGCTCGTTTTCGTTCAACAGCGTGTACGGCGCGTGCAAGCAATGCAACGGGCTGGGCAGCAAGTACGATTTCGACCCGGCGAAAGTAATCGTCGATTGGTCGAAGCCGCTGCTGGACGGCGCCCTGGGGCCCGGCTCGGGCTCGGCGAACTTGCGGCACATGGTGCAGATCGCAGCCGCGTCGGCCGGCATCGACTTGAATACGCCGTTCGAACAACTGCCGGCCAAAGCGCAAACCTTCCTGCTGTACGGCGCCGAGGCGAACGGCTCGCCGCGCATCGGCTGGCGCGGAGTTCTGGCGTTTATGCGGCAGACGCTGGAGGAATCGACGTCGGAAGGCTATCGCGAGTGGCTGCTGAATTACATGAGCGCCACCGAATGTCCGGCGTGTCATGGCAAGCGGCTGCGGCCGGAAAGCCTGGCGGTGAAGGTGAACGGGATGTCCATCGCCGACTTCACGGCGTTGCCGGTTTCGCGCGCCATCGGTGCGGTGAAGCAGATCAGCCTGAGCGAGCGCGAGGCGCAGATCGCCGGGCGCGTGGTGAAGGAAATCGCCGAGCGCTTGCAGTTCCTGAATGCGGTCGGGTTGGGATACATCTCGCTGGAACGCTCGGCGGCAACGCTGTCGGGCGGAGAGGGGCAGCGCATCCGGCTGGCAACGCAGATCGGATCGAAGCTGCGCGGCGTCCTGTACGTACTGGATGAGCCTTCGATCGGGTTGCACCATCGCGACAACGACCGGCTGCTGCAGGCGCTGGAGTCGCTGCGCGATCTGGGCAACACGGTGCTGGTGGTGGAGCACGACGAGGAGACGATCCGCCGCGCCGATTACGTGATCGATCTGGGCCCCGGCGCCGGACGACATGGTGGCGCGCTGGTGGCTGCGGGCACTCCCAAGGAGATCATGGAGGCGCCGGAATCGCTAACCGGACAGTACATCTCCGGCAAGAAGAGAATCCCGCACCGGGCGGAGAGGCGGCACACCAACGGCCACGCCGTCAGCGTGCTAGGAGCGCGCGAGAACAATCTGAAGGGTCTCGACGTCTGTTTCCCGCTGGGCGTAATGACATTGGTAACGGGT is from Terriglobia bacterium and encodes:
- a CDS encoding ATP-binding cassette domain-containing protein, whose translation is MTLVDDINVEVRPGEVLGVVGPSGSGESSCLRLLNRLDESTSGRVFLEPRLRHSLPPELLQNIAVVETLVTEGGGMTTIAARARGILRKVANSARKAL
- a CDS encoding ChbG/HpnK family deacetylase; protein product: MKRLIINADDFGLTRGVNRAIAEAHERGVVTSATLMASGPEFDEAVALARGLPQISVGCHVDLIQLAPVSPPSQLPTLARDGYFRPGFARFARAALRNRLSADEIRNEAGAQMGKLQSAGITLTHFDTHKHTHLFPRVLGPLLQAAKERGIGAVRNPFEPDPIVRLVEVSSRPKLLSRYCAVRVFQSMAGEFRKLVEAEGLATTDGTVGIVLTGFLDRRRLRALIQRIPEGTWELVTHPGYSDAALRPLSALTAARETELALLTSATTRDLLQECGVQLISYLDLVSHPCAVGA
- the uvrA gene encoding excinuclease ABC subunit UvrA; this translates as MAITKISVRGARQHNLKNIDVEIPRNALTVVTGLSGSGKSSLAFDTIYAEGQRRYVETLSAYARQFLDQMERPDVDAIDGLSPSISIEQKTTSRSPRSTVGTITEIYDYLRLLYATVGVPHCPKCGQPISRQSAEQIVSRVMALKPEERVMILAPIVRGRKGEFRKEMEKLAQHGFPRARIDGELVNLEEDIRLDKRKNHTIEVVIDRLLVKPGIEKRLEQSVALAMKLTVGLVQVVVVGGEEHLYSSRLACPDCGISVPVLEPRSFSFNSVYGACKQCNGLGSKYDFDPAKVIVDWSKPLLDGALGPGSGSANLRHMVQIAAASAGIDLNTPFEQLPAKAQTFLLYGAEANGSPRIGWRGVLAFMRQTLEESTSEGYREWLLNYMSATECPACHGKRLRPESLAVKVNGMSIADFTALPVSRAIGAVKQISLSEREAQIAGRVVKEIAERLQFLNAVGLGYISLERSAATLSGGEGQRIRLATQIGSKLRGVLYVLDEPSIGLHHRDNDRLLQALESLRDLGNTVLVVEHDEETIRRADYVIDLGPGAGRHGGALVAAGTPKEIMEAPESLTGQYISGKKRIPHRAERRHTNGHAVSVLGARENNLKGLDVCFPLGVMTLVTGVSGSGKSTLVNDILYRALAKQLYRSREEPGEHKAIAGAENIDKVIRIDQSPIGRTPRSNPATYTGVFTHIRDLYAMLPESRERGYKAGRFSFNVPGGRCEACQGEGQRRIEMNFLPDVYVQCEVCGGRRYNHETLAVKYKDSSIADLLEMPVADALPVLENIPQVRQKLQTLVDVGLGYIHLGQSAVTLSGGEAQRIKLARELSKRQTGRTLYLLDEPTTGLHFDDVHKLLEVLHRLTDLGNSIIIIEHNLDVIANADWIVDLGPEGGEDGGRMVAQGTPEQVAKMRKSYTGQALAEYFSRRAAVV